The Gorilla gorilla gorilla isolate KB3781 chromosome 17, NHGRI_mGorGor1-v2.1_pri, whole genome shotgun sequence nucleotide sequence agtgagattctgtcttaaaaaaaaaaaaaaaattctcagttaTGATCTTAAAGTCTGAGAGGCCAATTCCTATACAAGAAAAAGATAGTGATAGTCTGTGTCGTGAAAAGATCCTCAGGCACACTGGCCCGTGGACAGACACCTTGCTGCAATCAACCTTTACAGCAATGAATTTCCTCTACAACCAAGCTCAAGATTTCTCTCTAGATACTTTATACAAGAATGAGATTTGAACAATAAGGAAGGAAACTGCAGATCCTGAATTTTCCAAGACAATTTAGATGTTAATGAATTTTGTCTATAGGTATCGATATTGGTACACATacaacccagaaaaaaaaaaaaaagtcctttgtcAGACCAAGCGTCCTGGTTTTTAGTTCAGAAGCATCGTGTTCTTCCTTCCCTCAAATCACTGCTGCTTCCTCCTCTCTCACTGGAAATCTATGTGGATTTTCCTACAGATTATAATTTGCTGATCTAACTAGTCTCCAGATTCAtctctcctgctcctccctgcTTTAAAATAGCTCATAGGACTGCTGATCGTatttatgtatgtacatgtagACTTAGGCGTGCATAAATATCAGAGATTACATAGGCTTTCTGTGGCCCAAGAGGTGAAATTATTTTGAGCTACccactccatcttcccttctctccccacaCCAGTTCTCTATCTGTGGAAGCCCAAAGTGATTGCATAGGATTTCTATTAATTCTCCAGCAGAGACTTAAAGCCTGGGGTCTTGTTAGCCTTTGGGTTCCTGCTTCCAGATATGATGCTTCTATTCTGTATCATGTTGATTTGGACCTAAACCCAGTCCCTCCTTCcatgtacacacgcacacactcacactcacacatgcacggAGTCCAAATGACTCCATACATTCAGGATGTGGGGTACAAGGAGAAGAGTAGATGTCAAAAGCACCCAAAAGCAGTCTGCATAAAATGGTTCTtaaactggccgggcacagtggctcacgcctttaatcctagcactttgggagaccaaggcaggtggatcacctgaggttggcagtCAAAGACCAaactagccaacatggcaaaaccccatctctactaaaaatacaaaaattagccaggcatggtagcgggcacctgtaattccagctatttgggaggctcaggaaaggagaattgcttgaacctgggaggcagaggttgcagtgagcagagatcgcactactgtactccagcctgggcgacaaagcgagactctgtctcaaaaaaaaaaaaaaaagaataagtaaatagATAAGAAAGAAATTAACTTTACACAttacaattctctctctctctccatgtgtatatacatatatatacatacatgtatatatgtacatacatacatatatacatacatgtatatatatgtacatacatatatacatatatgtatatatacgtatatctacacatgtatatatgtgtatgcatacacacgtatatgtatatatatgtatacacacgtatatatatgtgtatatatacacacgtatatatatgtgtatatatacacacgtgtatatatgtgtatatatgtgtatatatacacacgtatatgtatatatgtgtatatatgtgtatatatacacatatatgtatatatgtgtatatgtgtatatatatgtatatatgtatatatgtgtatatatatacgtatatatgtgtatatatatgtgtatatagatatatatatgtatagatatgtatGGGGGTGGGAGGAAAGGAGACATTAACTGCAGAAGATGAGGTGACACTTTGGCAAAACTGAAAATTCGGAGTAGAAGATGTCAATAAGAATGTAAGCTCCGCTTTTCCGCGCTACCTGCAGAGGGGTCCATACGGCGTTGTTCTGGATTCCCGTCGTAACTTAAAGGGAAACTTTCACAATGTCCGGAGCCCTTGATGTCCTGCAAATGAAAGAGGAGGATGTCCTTAAGTTCCTTGCAGCAGGAACCCACTTAGGTGGCACCAATCTTGACTTCCAGATGGAACAGTACatctataaaaggaaaagtgATGGCATCTATATCATAAATCTGAAGAGGACCTGGGAGAAGCTTCTGCTGGCAGCTCGTGCTATTGTTGCCATTGAAAACCCTGCTGATGTCAGTGTTATATCCTCCAGGAATACTGGCCAGAGGGCTGTGCTGAAGTTTGCTGCTGCCACTGGAGCCACTCCAATTGCTGGCCGCTTCACTCCTGGAACCTTCACTAACCAGATCCAGGCAGCCTTCCGGGAGCCACGGCTTCTTGTGGTCACTGACCCCAGGGCTGACCACCAGCCTCTCACGGAGGCATCTTATGTTAACCTACCTACCATTGCGCTGTGTAACACAGATTCTCCTCTGCGCTATGTGGACGTTGCCATCCCATGCAACAACAAGGGAGCTCACTCAGTGGGTTTGATGTGGTGGATGCTGGCTCGGGAAGTTCTGCGCATGCGTGGCACCATTTCCCGTGAACACCCATGGGAGGTCATGCCTGATCTGTACTTCTACAGAGATCCTGAAGagattgaaaaagaagagcaggcTGCTGCTGAGAAGGCAGTGACCAAGGAGGAATTTCAGGGTGAATGGACTGCTCCCGCTCCTGAGTTCACTGCTACTCAGCCTGAGGTTGCAGACTGATCTGAAGGTGTACAGGTGCCCTCTGTGCCTATTCAGCAATTCCCTACTGAAGACTGGAGCGCTCAGCCTGCCACAGAAGACTGGTCTGCGGCTCCCACTGCTCAGGCCACTGAATGGGTAGGAGCAACCACTGACTGGTCTTAAGCTGTTCTTGCATAGGCTCTTAAGCAGCATGGAAAAATGGTTGATGGAAAATAAACatcagtttctaaaaaaaaaaaaaaaaaaaaaaaaagaatgtaagctCCTGGATCCCTCCCCTAAAATTCTCAGCAATATTGATGGTTGGAGGGAAGTACTAAATTCTCCCCATCCAGTAAGATGAGGGCTACTGTACATTTAGACAATTTTTTGAAGAAAGGGTGGTTGAACCAGAGGCAGAAAAACTTGAAATTTGAAACCTCAAAttccaaaaatacacaaaaaagaagacacaacCACAGAGACCCAGAGATGATGCAATGAGAATTCATGGGATAATAGAAATATCAGAAGCCAGAAAGCCAACTTTTCCGTATCTGAAATGTTACTACATGCTCTCTGGAGCAATTTGCCTCAAGTTCAATTTGGGTGGGAGGTTTATAATCCAGGAAAATCCTACATGTAGTTATATTGCCAATACCTTAGAAATTTTAAAGCACACCCCTACATGTTTATCTTATTTGATTCTCCCAACATCTTCCTAAGTACCCCTCACACTGCACATAGCCACTGAGCCATGCCGCCCTAGTTCAGGAGCTGGGGCTTTGCTTCCTCCACCACTGAGCCGCTGGTGTCAGTTATCCTGCCCTGTTTTGGGTGTCCATGTGCGGAAAGTCTGGGGCTTTATCTATAGGATGAACCATGGGCAGTAGGCAGGCAGCTGGAGGAACAGCTGCCTTGACTCAAATAGCACAGAAAGCGATACTCTCTAAAACAGAGCTTGCCACCAGGGGTGCTGTAGGGGagaaaatattcttttccttACCCATGGCTAGGTCCATGGCTGAGGCACCTATAGCAAAATACAGATTAACAAGAGCATaccaatttatttaaatttcatgtaACACAAGAGCCTttggaaaccaaggctcaaagaAACAGGGAAACGTGTTTTTATGTTAAACTTGATGAAGAGGGGACAGTGGAGGAGAAGTGTGATGAGACAAAGGGAGTGTGATGTAATAGTAATAAACTAGAGGGAACTTAGCAAGGCCAGTTTACTGAGATTCTTCTCTGTGTTCCTGGGTGTTCATTGATAAGGATTGttcagcccagcgtggtggctcacgtctataatcccagcactttgggaggcccaggtgagcggatcccttgagcctaggagttcgagatcagcctgggcaacatagggagaccactgtctctacaaaaaaatgtaaaaattagcctgtagtctcagctacctgggaggctgagaggtgggaggatcgcttgagcccagcaggtcaaggctgcagtgattgtgccactgcgctccagcctgggcgacaagagtgagacagCGAGGacttacctcaaaaaaaaaaaaaaaagaatgctcctTTTCTCTGGGTATACAAAGGGCACCTCTCACATGAGGATCTTATGATCCACTCCAGAGGCAGGTCAGAGAATTCTTTTATGGCCTTCTTCAGGGGACAATGGCAGAGAAGATCAGAGAGTGAACTTCTTGCTTCTTCAGTTCTCTCAAATATAAGGtgtcatattttggggtagtgAAGTCCCAAGCTCCCAAACTGCACACAGCGCCTAGCATGGGCTTGGTTTGGAAGACTTCATTTGCCTGACTCTTTTGCTGTCTCCCTTTGTATCAGCACCTCTCATCACTAGCCCCGACTATCTCCAAAGCCAGGATGCcccatctttctcttcctcaccCCTGCAGCACTGGTGATCTTTTGTGGTGACCTTGGCCTCATCACCCTCATCCCCTCACCTCACTTCCCTGCTGGGGTGAGTCTGCCAACTCCTCACTTCTCTTTTCATCCTATATTTACAGCGTAAACCCTATGGCTAACTGCTCCATTCCCTCTTTTGATTTCAAAAGTATActttgaggccaggtgcaatggctcatgtctgtaatccaaggactttgggaggctgaggcaggaggatcgcttgaggtcaggagtttgagacctgcctgggcaacatggtgagacctcatctctataaaaaacaaaaaaattcgccaaacatggtggtacatacctgtagttccagctacttaggaggctggggcaggaggatcccttgagccaaagagtttgaggctgcagggaactATGACCTTCCtgttgtgctccagcctgggcaagagcaagaccttgtctctaaaaaaaaaacaaaaaaaaaacctactttgAAAGCAAAACCAATGAGCAAGACGTATGTCTCTTTCCCTGCCCTTTTGCCATACACTCGTTGTGATCCTCAAGGCCTGTGAGCATCTCTGTCTGAACCTGGAAGAGGATGCACAAagaggtgaggaggaggagagcaCACAGCATCACGGTCTTTCTCCATACAGGTGAGATTTATTACCTGCATTTGCATATGAAGACATTGGGGTGGAGACTTGTAAGTGACTTATGCAAGTTCAGTcaggccagcagcagcagcaccgcTGGAAACAGAACTTCTGACCcatgcaggcaggcagggagggaggtttTACTGTATTGGGTGGCTGCTCAGAAGCCCACAGGGATTGGCTAACATATTCTAGATGTATAACCCTAACTTTATCGTCGACTTtatgcaggctgggtgcagtggctcatgcctgtaaccccagcactttgggaagccaaggtgggagggttacttgagctcaggagtttgagaccaagcatggtggtgcacacctgtagtcccagatacttgtggctgaggtaggaggatcacttaagcccagcaggtggaggctgcagtgagctgtgatcatgccatggcaccccaacctggatgacagcgcgagaccctgtctcaaaaacaaaaaacaaaaaaaaaagctctacaaATAATTCACCACGTTTGTATAATATTTATGCTTTACCAAGCACATCACCATCCATCACCTCATTTATCCTTATGAAATCTCCATAACACagatgttattcccattttatatgtGAAGAAATTAAGGCTCAGACAAGGTCATAAAACTGGGAATTTGCATAATCAAGAATTAAAGGCTGTTCTTGTCTTTGAAAGTGGAGGTCATTCTCCTGCACTTGGCTGCTCTGAAATCCTTTTATGTTGTTGTGGAcaaagagtttcactctgtcacccaggctggagtgcagtgg carries:
- the LOC129528351 gene encoding small ribosomal subunit protein uS2-like, producing MSGALDVLQMKEEDVLKFLAAGTHLGGTNLDFQMEQYIYKRKSDGIYIINLKRTWEKLLLAARAIVAIENPADVSVISSRNTGQRAVLKFAAATGATPIAGRFTPGTFTNQIQAAFREPRLLVVTDPRADHQPLTEASYVNLPTIALCNTDSPLRYVDVAIPCNNKGAHSVGLMWWMLAREVLRMRGTISREHPWEVMPDLYFYRDPEEIEKEEQAAAEKAVTKEEFQGEWTAPAPEFTATQPEVAD